CGTATGCCGGCGGCGCGTAGAGCACGAAGCCCACGGGAACGTCGTCGACATAGACGACCCGGCCGCAGGACCCCCAGTCCAACAGGACGGCGGAGATCCAGCCCTCCTTCTCCACTGCTGCCGTGCCCGACCTCAGCGCGGCCGCACCGCTGACGGGGTCCAGCTCCCAGAAGACGCACGAGCGACAGCGCTTGGGAAGGTCTTGAAGGTTGTCCAGCGTGAGCGGTACGAGCCGACGCCCCATGAAGGCTGTTCCTCGCTTCCGTCGCCCGCAGCGTCGCGAGCGGCTGTCAGAGCGCTCCGTTCCCTGAGCAGGCTGCCGACGAAGCCGCCGACCGCGCCCAGCCCCAATCCCGCGCTCACCAGTCCGGTCCGGCTCATCGTTCGCAAGGCCCCCGCCTCCCACTCCGAGGTGCTGCCAGGTGGATGCGCCCTACCTCATCGCATCGTATCGACGATGCGATTGCATCGATACCGACCGAAAGCAAAGAGCGAGCCGTGTTCCGGTACACACCGGACACGGCTCGCTCACAGCACTCGCTCAGCCGTCCGTCTCCTCGGATCCGTCCGTCTCCTCGGAGTCGCCGTCCACGAGGCCCTTCTGCAGGACGGGTCCCTCACCGGGGGCCAGTGTGCCGAGGATGCGCTCGAGGTCCTCCATGGAGGCGAACTCGACGGTGATCTTGCCCTTCTTCTGCCCCAGGTCGACCTTCACCCGTGTCTCGAAGCGGTCCGAGAGCCGGGTCGCGAGATCGGTCAGCGCCGGGGAGACCCGACCACCGGCCCGCGGGCCCTTGGAGCGCTGGGCCGTCTGTGGGCGCGAACCCATGAGGGTCACGATCTCCTCGACGGCCCGCACCGAGAGCCCCTCGGCCACGATCCGGTGGGCCAGCCGGTCCTGCTCCTCCGAGTCGTCCACGGAGAGCAGCGCCCGGGCATGGCCGGCGGAGAGGACTCCGGCGGCGACCCGACGCTGGACCGCCGGCGAGAGCTTCAGCAGGCGCAGGGTGTTGGAGACCTGCGGACGGGACCGGCCGATGCGGTCCGCCAACTGGTCGTGCGTGCAGTTGAAGTCCCTCAGCAGCTGGTCGTAGGCGGCCGCCTCTTCCAGCGGGTTCAGCTGAGCCCGGTGGAGGTTCTCCAGCAGGGCGTCCAGAAGCAGCTTCTCGTCGTCCGTGGCCCGCACGATCGCCGGGATCGCCTCCAGGCCCGCCTCCCGGCAGGCCCGCCAGCGCCGCTCGCCCATGATGAGCTCATAGCGCGTGGGACCGGTCTGCCGTACGACGACCGGCTGGAGGAGACCTACCTCCTGGATGGAGGTGATCAGCTCGTGCAGCGCATCCTCGTCGAAGACCTCGCGCGGCTGACGGGGGTTCGGCGTGATGTCGTCGAGCGGGATCTCGGCGAAGTGCGCACCGATGGGCGGCGGCGGCATCTCCAGGACGCCGTTCGCCGACAGCTCCTCTGTTTCACGTGAAACCGGCGGCAGCGTGGCCACCTTCGCCGCGGCCACCCCGCGGTCGGTCGTCAGGACCGGGACAGCGGCGGGGGACGTAGAGCCCCCGCCGACCGCGGCCTGCGCCGGGTTCTTCTCGGTCGGGGCAGCAGGGATCAGTGCGCCAAGCCCACGGCCCAACCCCCTCCGTCGCTCACTCACTGGATCCCCTCCACCATGTTCGGGTTGTTCTGGGCGCCGATATGGGCGTGGGTGGCGTCGTAACTGATCCCCACTCCCCTCAGCGCGATCTCTCGTGCCGCCTCAAGATAGGAGAGGGCGCCGCTCGATCCCGGATCGTAGGTCAGCACCGTCTGCCCATAGCTCGGCGCCTCGGAGATACGGACCGAGCGAGGAATGCTCGTCCGCAGCACCTCCTCGCCGAAGTGGGTGCGCACCTCTTCCGCGACCTGTGACGCGAGACGCGTCCGGCCGTCGTACATGGTGAGCAGGATGGTCGACACATGCAGCGTGGGGTTGAGGTGCCCCCGTACCAGGTCGACGTTGCGCAGCAACTGGCCCAGGCCCTCCAGCGCGTAGTACTCGCACTGAATCGGGATGAGGACCTCCGCGCCGGCCACCAGTGCGTTGACCGTCAGAAGGCCGAGCGAGGGCGGACAGTCGATGAGGATGTAGTCCAGAGGCTGCTCATATGCCTGGATCGCCCGCTGCAGTCGGCTCTCTCGTGCCACCAGGGAGACCAGCTCGATCTCCGCACCGGCGAGATCGATCGTGGCGGGGGCGCAGAAGAGGCCTTCGACATCGAGGACCGGCTGGACGACCTCCGCCAGTGGTCGACTGTCGACCAGCACGTCATAGATGGACGGGACCTCGGCGTGGTGGTCGATCCCCAGGGCGGTGGAGGCATTGCCCTGCGGGTCGAGGTCGACCACCAGGACACGGCCCCCGTGCAGGGCCAGGGAAGCGGCAAGGTTGACGGTCGTCGTCGTCTTGCCCACTCCGCCCTTCTGGTTGGCGACCACCATGATGCGGGTCTGCTCGGGGCGTGGCAGACCTTCGCCTGCGCGGCCCAGAGCTTCTACCGCCAGTTGGGCAGCACGACCGATCGGAGTGTCGTCCATGGGGGGCGGTGTTTCACGTGAAACATCCTCCCCCAGGGACTCGGTGCGGGGACCGGGGACCGGATCGGTCATCGGTCCCGCGATGTTGGCGTCGGACCGCAAGGATTCACTCTCCTCGACTTCAAGCTCGCAATGAACAGAGCCTGCCATGCCTTCGGGGTCATGAACCAGTGAGGCCTGGTGTTCTGTGGAGAAATCCACCTCTGTGGACAACTCCCGTCCCGTATCGAGTGAAGCGACGGGCTTATCGAGGGAACCGAGAGGCTTGCGGTCGCGGGGTTCGGCTGCGGCGCGACCGCGGCTGATGATGCCGTGGAGCAGGGAGCGACGTTTCACGTGAAACACGATGCACAGCGCGCGCGGCCGGATCTTCGCGACACTCCGCGCCGCAGAGGTTGGGAAGCTTGTGTGGAGTACATCTCGTCGTCAGGGCGATCACGCCCCTCCGCCCCGTGAGGCGGCCGTGAGGTACTCCACACCAGCGTCCGGTCAGCGGCGGCGGCGCGTGCGGCCGGTGCGGGCAGCCTTGGCCCGTTTGGCCGCGAACCGTACACCGCCGGGGCTCTCCCCGACCTCGACCCGCACCACCGTGGAGAGGGGGTCGACCACTCCTTCGCCGACATGCAGGATCGAGGTGCTCACCGCGCCGAGTTTGCTCAGTGCGGTGGCCGCGCTCTTGAGCTCCTCCTCGGCGGTGTCACCCTTGAGTGCAAGCATCTCGCCGTAGGGACGCAGCAGCGGGATGCCCCAGGTGGCGAGACGGTCCAGGGGCGCCACGGCGCGGGCGGTCACCACATGGACCGGCTGGAGCTTGCCCATGACCTCCTCGGCGCGGCCGCGCACCACGGTCACATGGTCCAGGCCGAGGAGCTCGACGACCTCGCTCAGGAAGTTCGTGCGCCGCAGGAGCGGCTCCAGCAGGGTGATCTTCAGGTCCTCACGCATCAGCGCGAGGGGGATGCCCGGCAGGCCGGCGCCCGAGCCGACGTCGCACACCGTCACGTCTTCGGGCACGGCCTCGGAGAGCACCGCGCAGTTCAGGATGTGCCTCTCCCACAGGCGGGGCACCTCACGTGGGCCGATGAGCCCACGCTGCACGCCTGCCTCGGCCAGCAGCTCGGCGTATCGGACCGCATCAGGGAAGCGATCACCGAATACCTCGCGTGCCACCTCGGGCGCAGGGGGGAGCTCCGCTGCCTCCGTCACGGGGACCGTCCTTCCGTACCGCATCAGCGCATTGAGCGCCGACCACCAGAACTACCAGGCTGACAAAGATCGGCCCCGCCTGCGCAACAGACGGGGCCGGGGATACCTACGTACCGAATCAGTTGGGCAGCACGACGACGAAGCGCTGGGGCTCCTCGCCCTCGGACTCGCTGCGTAGACCGGCGGCCTTGACCGCGTCGTGGACGACCTTGCGCTCGAAGGGCGTCATCGGGTTCAGCTTCACCGGCTCGCCGCTGTTCTTCGCGTCGGCGGCCGCCTTGGCGCCCAGCTCGGAGAGCTCGGCGCGCTTCTGGGCGCGGTAGCCTGCGATGTCCAGCATCAGCCGGCTGCGGTCACCGGTCTCCCGGTGCACGGCCAGGCGCGTCAGCTCCTGCAGCGCCTCCAACACCTCGCCGTCCCGGCCGACCAGCTTCAGCAGGTCACGGGTGCCCGCGTCGCTGATGATCGACACAGAGGCGCGGTCGGCCTCGACGTCCATGTCGATGTCGCCGTCGAGATCGGCGATGTCCAGCAGACCCTCGAGGTAGTCCGCGGCGATCTCGCCCTCCTGCTCCAGGCGGGTCAGGGTGTCTGCACCCTCGGCGGCGGCGGAGGTGGTGCCTTCCGTCACGGGATGGGCTCCTTCTTACTTCTTGGACGGGGACTTGGGGCGCTGCGGGCCGCCCTTGCGCTGCCCGGACTGGGCCTTGCTGCGCCCACCGGCGCCGGGCTTGGAAGCGGCCTGCTGGGCGGCACCGGAGGGCTTCGCGTCCTCCGGCTCGTCGGACTTGCTCAGCGAGGTGGTCTCGCCGGCCGCCTTCGGGCCCCCGGACTGGCGCTGGGACTTCGACTGCCGCTTGGGCTGCTGACGCTTGGCGGCGGCGGCCGCCGCGGCCGAGGTCGTGGTCGTGCCGTCCTCGGTCTGGACCACGGTCTGGCCGTCGCTCTTCACCACGTTGCCGTCGGCCTGGGCCGCGAGGCCCGCCTTGGTCAGGCCGTTGATGAACTTGCGCTCGGCCTCGTTGCGGTCACGGCCCTTGGCGACGATGGCCTTGATGATGGTCCGCTCGCTGCGCCGACGGGTCTTGCCGTTGTGCGTGACGTGCTTGTACAGACGCTCCAGGTAAGCGGCCTGGGCCTTGGAACCCGGGGTCGGGTTGTTGCGGATGACGTACATCTGCTGGCCCATGGTCCACACGTTGGTGGTCAGCCAGTAGACGAGGACACCGACCGGGAAGTTGATGCCGAAGACGGCGAACATCACGGGGAAGACGTACATCAGCATCTTCTGCTGCTGCATGAACGGGGTCTTCACCGAGGTGTCGACGTTCTTCGTCATCAGCTGGCGCTGGGTGAAGAACTGCGACGCCGACATCAGGACGATCATGATCGCGGTGACCACGCGGACGTCGGTGAGCGAGGCGCCGAGCGCCTCCACCTTCGCCTGGCCGTCGGTGAACTTCGCGGCCAGCGGAGCACCGAAGATGTGCGCCTTCTGGGCGCTCTCCAGGAGCTTGTCGTTGATCACGCCGATGGTGTCGCCCGACGCGATGCCGTTGAGCACGTGGTACAGCGCGAAGAAGAACGGCGACTGCGCCAGGATGGGAAGGCACGAGGAGAGCGGGTTGGTGCCCGTCTCCTTGTACAGCTTCATCATCTCTTCGGACTGACGCTGTTTGTCGTTCTTGTAGCGCTCCTGGATCTTCTTCATCTCGGGCTGCAGCGTCTGCATGGCCCGGGTCGCCTTGATCTGCTTCACGAAGAGCGGGATCAGGCAGATGCGGATCAGGATCACCAGGGACACGATCGACAGGCCCCAGGCCCAGCCGGTGTCAGGGCCGAAGATGGCCCCGTACACCGAGTGGAACTGGACGATGACCCAGGAGACAGGTGTCGTGATGAAGCTGAAGAGGCTGGCAATCGTGTCCACTAATCATGCTCCTTGGGCATGGGACGGTGTCTCTGCGGCCGGGCTCGAGGAGGTATTCCCCTCGGTGGCCGTTTCGGCGGCGGAGGTCCCGCCCCTGCGTGCACGCCAGGCGTCCCGCAGCTTTTCGTGCCACCGCGGACGCTTCCGCGGTGGGACATGGTCCACACCCCCCGGCGACCACGGGTTGCACCGCAGGATCCGCCAGGCGGTGAGTGCCGTTCCCTTGACCGCACCGTGCCGGTCGATGGCCGTGTACCCGTAGTGGGAGCACGACGGGTAGTACCTGCACACCGGCCCGAGCAGCGGACTGATCGTCCACTGGTAGAGCTTGATCAGTGCCAGTAGCGGGTACTTCATCGCGCGCCCCCTCCCAGCAGCCGTTGAAGGGCGGCATCCAGGTCCTGGGTCAGCTGTGCGTGGTCGGCGTCGCCCGCGCCGGGCAGCGCCCGTACGACTACCAGGCTACCGGGGGGAAACAGGTCGACTCGGTCGCGCAGCAGATGGCGAAGCCTGCGCTTCACCTTGTTGCGCACGACCGAACCGCCCACGGCCTTGCTCACGACGAAACCCGCACGCGTCGGGGGAGCGCTCTCCCCAGGCGCGTGCGGGTCCGTGGCACCGCTTCGAAAATGGACGACGAGAGTCGGGCGTCCGGCCCGACGGCCCCGTCGTACTGCGGTCGCGAAGTCCTCGCGCCGCCTCAGCCGATGCTCGGTAGGCAGCACGACGTCATGACCTGATCAGAATCAGGCGGACAGGCTCGCGCGACCCTTGCTGCGGCGGTTCGCGAGAATCGCGCGGCCGGCACGGGTGCGCATCCGCAGGCGGAAGCCGTGGGTCTTCGCGCGGCGACGGTTGTTCGGCTGGAAGGTGCGCTTGCTCACTCGGGGGCTCCAGAGATAAATCGGTGGTGGCGGGGTGCCGTCCTGGCTGTCACCGTGCGCCCACGAGTAGCTCGCGTCACGCCCGAGTGCACCGCTTCCCGATCACCTGAAGCGATCTGTGCCCATCGGAGGCAGGCGGCAGCAGCCATCGACAACTCGACCTGGTTACGGTACGCGCGGCTACGCCATCCGGTCAAACCGGCGGCCGTCGAGAGACACTGTCCACAGCCTGGGGACAACAACTTGAACCGCAGCCGTCGCCCTGACTACCGTGGCTGAACTCCGATTCGTTCCTTTGTCCCTGTCCCCACCCGATATGAATCCCGATTCGTCCCGCAACCACACGTTCGTGGGACCCACGAGAGAGCGTGCCCTGTGGCTGACGTGCCTGCCGATCTTGCCGCAGTGTGGCCACGAGTGCTGGAGCAGCTCCTCGGTGAGGGCCGGGGCCAGGGTGTCGAGGTGAAGGACGAGCACTGGATCCGGCGCTGTCAGCCGCTCGCGCTGGTCGCCGACACCGCCCTGCTCGCCGTACCGAACGAATTCGCGAAGGGCGTCCTCGAAGGGCGCCTCGCCCCGATCGTCAGCGAGACGCTGAGCCGTGAGTGCGGCCGTCCGATCCGCATCGCGATCACCGTGGACGACTCCGCGGGCGAGCCGCCGTCCCCGCCGGCGCCTCCCCTGCAGCAGTCGCGCTACGAGGAGCCCGAGCTCCCGTCCGGCCAGTACGACGGCGGCCAGGACCGCGGCCGCTACGACAACGGCTACGAGAGCCAGTACGAGGGCTACGGCCGGCACCGCGCCGAACAGCTGCCGCCCACGCCCGGCGACCAGTTGCCCGGCTCGCGCCAGGACCAGCTGCCCACCGCGCGGCCCGCTTACCCTTCCGAGTACCAGCGCCCCGAGCCCGGCGCCTGGCCGCGGCCGCCGCAGCAGGACGAGTACAGCTGGCAGCAGCAGCGGCTCGGCTTCCCCGAGCGCGACCCGTACGCGTCGCCGTCGCAGGACTCCTACGGGCCTCCCTCGCAGGACCCGTACGGCTCTCCGTCCCAGGACTACCGTCCCCAGCCGATGGACCGGCAGGGCATGGACCGGCCGCCGTACGACCCGTCGCCGTACGAGCAGAAACGGTCGCACTACGGTCAGGGCGACCAGGGTCGCGAACAGGGCGGTCCGCGCGACGGCGGGCGGCGGGACTTGTCCGAGTCCTCGGGCGGCTCGGATCACCCGCACCGCGGCGGTCCGGGCGGCCCCGGCCGACCCGGCGTAGGCGCGGGCGGACCCTCGGGCGGGCAGCCCGCGCCGGGCAGCGGACCCGGTGAGCCGACCGCGCGGCTGAACCCGAAGTACCTCTTCGACACGTTCGTCATCGGCGCCTCGAACCGCTTCGCGCACGCGGCCGCGGTCGCCGTCGCCGAGGCGCCCGCGAAGGCGTACAACCCCCTCTTCATCTACGGGGAGTCGGGGCTCGGCAAGACGCACCTGCTGCACGCGATCGGGCACTACGCGCGCAGCCTCTACCCCGGCACGCGCGTGCGGTACGTGAGCTCGGAGGAGTTCACCAACGAGTTCATCAACTCGATCCGCGACGGCAAGGGCGACAGCTTTCGCAAGCGGTACCGCGAGATGGACATCCTGCTCGTCGACGACATCCAGTTCCTGGCGGACAAGGAGTCGACGCAGGAGGAGTTCTTCCACACCTTCAACACGCTCCACAACGCCAACAAGCAGATCGTGCTGTCCAGCGACCGGCCGCCGAAGCAGTTGGTCACGCTGGAGGACCGGCTGCGCAACCGTTTCGAGTGGGGGCTGATCACCGACGTCCAGCCGCCCGAGCTGGAGACCCGGATCGCGATCCTCCGCAAGAAGGCGGTCCAGGAGCAGCTCAACGCCCCGCCGGAGGTCCTGGAGTTCATCGCGTCCCGCATCTCTCGCAACATCCGCGAGCTGGAGGGTGCGCTGATCCGGGTGACGGCGTTCGCGTCGCTCAACCGGCAGCCGGTGGACCTCGGTCTGACGGAGATCGTCCTGAAGGACCTGATGCCCGGCGGCGAGGACTCGGCGCCCGAGATCACGTCCACGGCCATCATGAGCGCGACCGCCGACTACTTCGGGCTCACGGTCGAGGACCTGTGCGGCACCTCGCGCGGGCGGGCGCTGGTCACCGCCCGGCAGATCGCCATGTATCTGTGCCGCGAGCTCACCGACCTGTCACTGCCGAAGATCGGCGCGCTGTTCGGCGGCCGCGACCATACGACGGTCATGCACGCGGACCGCAAGATCCGCAACCTGATGGCCGAGCGCCGCTCCATCTACAACCAGGTGACCGAGCTGACCAACCGCATCAAGGCCGGCTGAGACACCGGCCGACCACGACACCGATCGACCGGGACACCGACCGACCGCGAGACAGATCGGCTGAGACACCGGCATACGGCGCCGAGGGCGTCCCTGGGAGCGATCCCGGGGACGCCCTTCGTCGTGCCGAGGGAGCGCCCTCGGTCGCTCGCAGCGGCCCTCTTCGCCCCGTCACGACCCCCGAAGGACGTCCTTCGGGGGTCCGCGCCCCGGGCGACCGCTCGTCCGCCGGTCATCCGCTGTTCGATTACCTGCCGGGTTACGGCCACTCTCCACAGATTCGCCGACTTTTTCCCGTCCACACCCTGGGGACCGGGAAGTTGTCCAGATCGCTGTCCACAGACCCCCCTGGTGATAGACCATCAGACCAGGTCAACAGGCTGTGGATTCGTGGACGAAGGATCTCCACAGGCTGTGGACGAAGAAATGATCCACACCCTGTGTACAAAGTTGTCCACCGGGTGACCCACAGGCTGTAGCCGGTTGTCCCCAGGGATCACCGACTTCTCCACACCTCTGTCCACTGTTCGGCAACGCGACGCGCCCCCTCACCGAGTCGAGTGAAAGGCGTCACACGAAGCTGCCGCCTTGCCCTGTGGGAAACGGGGCCAAACCTGGGGACGCAGCTGGGGACAAGTGGCCCCTCCCTGTGCACGGAGTGTGCAGAACTTTCTGTTCTCCACAGAAGGCCCCGGTTGTCCACCGCCTCCACCCACAGGGTCGGTGGACAAAATATCGCCTCTGAGCTGGGAAAACGGGGTTATCCACGGTTTCCACAGCCCCTACTACTACTCCCAACTAGAGAGAGCGAGGAATCCGTTTAGAAGGGGGTCCTGTGCACAACTCGCTCTTCGGTGCCCGACTGCCCCTCATCACGACTTGACCCCGAGCGGCACCTACTGTCAGTGGTGTGCGTCAGACTGGTCCCCGGTGGTCCTTCCCCTCACAGGGACCGACGACACCGAGTCAGACGACGAAGGCCAGGCAGGGCGAGAAGCGCCGGCAACAGCAGGAGGCGGCAAGAGTGAAGATCCGGGTGGAACGCGACGTACTCGC
This window of the Streptomyces sp. NBC_01275 genome carries:
- a CDS encoding ParB/RepB/Spo0J family partition protein, which translates into the protein MSERRRGLGRGLGALIPAAPTEKNPAQAAVGGGSTSPAAVPVLTTDRGVAAAKVATLPPVSRETEELSANGVLEMPPPPIGAHFAEIPLDDITPNPRQPREVFDEDALHELITSIQEVGLLQPVVVRQTGPTRYELIMGERRWRACREAGLEAIPAIVRATDDEKLLLDALLENLHRAQLNPLEEAAAYDQLLRDFNCTHDQLADRIGRSRPQVSNTLRLLKLSPAVQRRVAAGVLSAGHARALLSVDDSEEQDRLAHRIVAEGLSVRAVEEIVTLMGSRPQTAQRSKGPRAGGRVSPALTDLATRLSDRFETRVKVDLGQKKGKITVEFASMEDLERILGTLAPGEGPVLQKGLVDGDSEETDGSEETDG
- a CDS encoding AAA family ATPase, with translation MAGSVHCELEVEESESLRSDANIAGPMTDPVPGPRTESLGEDVSRETPPPMDDTPIGRAAQLAVEALGRAGEGLPRPEQTRIMVVANQKGGVGKTTTTVNLAASLALHGGRVLVVDLDPQGNASTALGIDHHAEVPSIYDVLVDSRPLAEVVQPVLDVEGLFCAPATIDLAGAEIELVSLVARESRLQRAIQAYEQPLDYILIDCPPSLGLLTVNALVAGAEVLIPIQCEYYALEGLGQLLRNVDLVRGHLNPTLHVSTILLTMYDGRTRLASQVAEEVRTHFGEEVLRTSIPRSVRISEAPSYGQTVLTYDPGSSGALSYLEAAREIALRGVGISYDATHAHIGAQNNPNMVEGIQ
- the rsmG gene encoding 16S rRNA (guanine(527)-N(7))-methyltransferase RsmG; the encoded protein is MTEAAELPPAPEVAREVFGDRFPDAVRYAELLAEAGVQRGLIGPREVPRLWERHILNCAVLSEAVPEDVTVCDVGSGAGLPGIPLALMREDLKITLLEPLLRRTNFLSEVVELLGLDHVTVVRGRAEEVMGKLQPVHVVTARAVAPLDRLATWGIPLLRPYGEMLALKGDTAEEELKSAATALSKLGAVSTSILHVGEGVVDPLSTVVRVEVGESPGGVRFAAKRAKAARTGRTRRRR
- a CDS encoding R3H domain-containing nucleic acid-binding protein, whose protein sequence is MTEGTTSAAAEGADTLTRLEQEGEIAADYLEGLLDIADLDGDIDMDVEADRASVSIISDAGTRDLLKLVGRDGEVLEALQELTRLAVHRETGDRSRLMLDIAGYRAQKRAELSELGAKAAADAKNSGEPVKLNPMTPFERKVVHDAVKAAGLRSESEGEEPQRFVVVLPN
- the yidC gene encoding membrane protein insertase YidC translates to MDTIASLFSFITTPVSWVIVQFHSVYGAIFGPDTGWAWGLSIVSLVILIRICLIPLFVKQIKATRAMQTLQPEMKKIQERYKNDKQRQSEEMMKLYKETGTNPLSSCLPILAQSPFFFALYHVLNGIASGDTIGVINDKLLESAQKAHIFGAPLAAKFTDGQAKVEALGASLTDVRVVTAIMIVLMSASQFFTQRQLMTKNVDTSVKTPFMQQQKMLMYVFPVMFAVFGINFPVGVLVYWLTTNVWTMGQQMYVIRNNPTPGSKAQAAYLERLYKHVTHNGKTRRRSERTIIKAIVAKGRDRNEAERKFINGLTKAGLAAQADGNVVKSDGQTVVQTEDGTTTTSAAAAAAAKRQQPKRQSKSQRQSGGPKAAGETTSLSKSDEPEDAKPSGAAQQAASKPGAGGRSKAQSGQRKGGPQRPKSPSKK
- the yidD gene encoding membrane protein insertion efficiency factor YidD translates to MKYPLLALIKLYQWTISPLLGPVCRYYPSCSHYGYTAIDRHGAVKGTALTAWRILRCNPWSPGGVDHVPPRKRPRWHEKLRDAWRARRGGTSAAETATEGNTSSSPAAETPSHAQGA
- the rnpA gene encoding ribonuclease P protein component, whose product is MLPTEHRLRRREDFATAVRRGRRAGRPTLVVHFRSGATDPHAPGESAPPTRAGFVVSKAVGGSVVRNKVKRRLRHLLRDRVDLFPPGSLVVVRALPGAGDADHAQLTQDLDAALQRLLGGGAR
- the rpmH gene encoding 50S ribosomal protein L34, whose amino-acid sequence is MSKRTFQPNNRRRAKTHGFRLRMRTRAGRAILANRRSKGRASLSA
- the dnaA gene encoding chromosomal replication initiator protein DnaA, which codes for MADVPADLAAVWPRVLEQLLGEGRGQGVEVKDEHWIRRCQPLALVADTALLAVPNEFAKGVLEGRLAPIVSETLSRECGRPIRIAITVDDSAGEPPSPPAPPLQQSRYEEPELPSGQYDGGQDRGRYDNGYESQYEGYGRHRAEQLPPTPGDQLPGSRQDQLPTARPAYPSEYQRPEPGAWPRPPQQDEYSWQQQRLGFPERDPYASPSQDSYGPPSQDPYGSPSQDYRPQPMDRQGMDRPPYDPSPYEQKRSHYGQGDQGREQGGPRDGGRRDLSESSGGSDHPHRGGPGGPGRPGVGAGGPSGGQPAPGSGPGEPTARLNPKYLFDTFVIGASNRFAHAAAVAVAEAPAKAYNPLFIYGESGLGKTHLLHAIGHYARSLYPGTRVRYVSSEEFTNEFINSIRDGKGDSFRKRYREMDILLVDDIQFLADKESTQEEFFHTFNTLHNANKQIVLSSDRPPKQLVTLEDRLRNRFEWGLITDVQPPELETRIAILRKKAVQEQLNAPPEVLEFIASRISRNIRELEGALIRVTAFASLNRQPVDLGLTEIVLKDLMPGGEDSAPEITSTAIMSATADYFGLTVEDLCGTSRGRALVTARQIAMYLCRELTDLSLPKIGALFGGRDHTTVMHADRKIRNLMAERRSIYNQVTELTNRIKAG